The Gottschalkia purinilytica region GGCATCCAGAATTACTTGCCGAATACGATGATAAAAGTAAAGCTTTATTTAAATTGTTCATAGATAATTGTAAGTAATATATGTCAGTTATAAAAATCAAGAGAGTATCTTAAAGCTATATACTGTCTTGATTTTTATATATATCATAAGAAAACAAGGAAAATTTCAAAGATGAACTATTATAGCATCAGCTATAAAGAATGAGCATCTTAAATATAATTAAATGTTTTAATTTTAATAAACTATTTTCTCTTAAAGTGTAAAAAATAAAGTAGATTGATTAGCATTATTCATCTACTTACCTGATAAAATAGTTATCCTATAATTTTTATTTTAATTTTATTTCCCATATATATGACTTATTCATTGAAAATCTAGTTCTTTTTATACAGCTATGCCCTATAAACTTTAACTTTCCTAATAATCCTTTTATTATATTTCCGTAAATCTCATCACAAGATGTGACTACTTTTTTTACTGATATAAATCCAAATTCTTCTAGTGGGACAGAAGTCTGTACACATACATGAACAATTTCATTAGTTATATGTTCTTCTATTGACTTAAGAATTCTATAACTTGAAGGTCCACTAAACTCTTTAAACACTTTAGTTCCCACAATATCTTTCGTTCCTACAGGATCCCCATAGGAAATTATTTTAGCTCCTCTACTTATTGCTTCCTTAATATATTTAACAACGTTTTTCTCTATGCTATTTAATATTTCATTTACATCCTCAGGATTTTTTCTAATGCTTTTATAAAGTATCAATGGGTCTATCATTGAAGATATTATAGTAAAAGGTCCTTCAACGTTCAATGACACTATTTCACCTTTATCTGATAATATCTTAATGGCATCTAAAACTGACCTCACTCTTCCTTTAGAAAAGT contains the following coding sequences:
- a CDS encoding uroporphyrinogen decarboxylase family protein, whose protein sequence is MDEISTKCQGDILDEIPKEIIEKQRFLFPKVHIDSNSMALLSKDIKDHNKNSICILPFCNTVEAEALGSDIQLGDEKYGPRVNKYKYSSVEEMLNNLDIDFSKGRVRSVLDAIKILSDKGEIVSLNVEGPFTIISSMIDPLILYKSIRKNPEDVNEILNSIEKNVVKYIKEAISRGAKIISYGDPVGTKDIVGTKVFKEFSGPSSYRILKSIEEHITNEIVHVCVQTSVPLEEFGFISVKKVVTSCDEIYGNIIKGLLGKLKFIGHSCIKRTRFSMNKSYIWEIKLK